The following DNA comes from Desulfovibrio intestinalis.
CAGGCCAACTGCTGCTGGTCAGTGGACTTCATGCATGACTCGCTCTCCAGCGGACAGCGGTTCCGTACGTTCAACGTGGTGGATGATTACAGCCGAGAATGCCTCGCCATTGAGTTAGACACCAGCCTCCCCGCAGCCCGGATATTACGGGTTCTGGACAGGGTGGCGGCATGGCGAGGGTATCCGGAAAAGCTGAGAATGGACAACGGGCCGGAACTGATCTCGATCCAGATGGCTGAGTGGGCTGAGGCGCATGGAGTGGAGCTGGAGTTCATCCAACCGGGCAAGCCTACTCAAAACTCGTATGTGGAACGATTTAACAGGACGTATCGGACGGAGGTTCTTGACTTCTACCTGTTCAGCAGCCTCGCGGAAGTTAAGGAAATCACAGCGAACTGGCTGAAGCAGTACAACGAAGAACGGCCCCATGAGTCCTTGGGCAACATTCCTCCGGCTGAGTATTTGGAAATCAATTCACCCCAGAAAGTCTCTACCTTCGGGTGGCACTAACTTGGGGAGGTTTACAAAAAGATGAGGGCAATGACGCGTATATGAAAACCTACATACTTAATCTTTGCCTGAGCCATGTCATGAAGCTTGCTCTCTCATAGGCAACTTTCTTTCCAATCCTTACCCGGACTGATGGCCCTATCCCCATGGCATCGGCATTGGACATACTTTTGGGGGACAGAAGTCCCCCCATACATCTGGAAGCAACATCTCGCGTGAACACAGGTGGGAGTTCTTTTTCCAGGGCGTCGAAAAAACGATCTGTGCCATAGAGATTGGTAATGGGAGTACGATATGGCCGCATGTGGCTACCTCATCGGGCTAAATTGTGTGGTGTTGGGCATACTATATAGAGGAGGGCAGTAGGAATTTAATTTTCCTACTGCCCTCGGTATTTGAATTTCCGCACACTCGCACAGCTCGCACACTACGCACACGGCATTTTTTCAATTTTAAAAATCATTATCGTCAACGGTCTGATACACAATTGAAAGCTTTTCCCCTAAAGGCAAAGGACTTTCAATAATACCATGCGCAGATTCGCCATACAAGTTATCCCTAATAATGGCGAAACCTCTGGGCCGATTATCGTTACAACCTTGCCAGAACTGCTCTCGCACTTCACCGTCCTTGGTCAGAATCAACAGCCCTTTCTCTTTCAGATTAGTGACAAGAGATTTATACTGAAAATCCTTGCAGATTTCGGCTACTGCATAGGTACGTGGGATAAAAAAGCAGTCTTTGTTATCTGCAGCAAGCCTCTTGATTGGGTAGGTATCGCCA
Coding sequences within:
- a CDS encoding integrase core domain-containing protein: QANCCWSVDFMHDSLSSGQRFRTFNVVDDYSRECLAIELDTSLPAARILRVLDRVAAWRGYPEKLRMDNGPELISIQMAEWAEAHGVELEFIQPGKPTQNSYVERFNRTYRTEVLDFYLFSSLAEVKEITANWLKQYNEERPHESLGNIPPAEYLEINSPQKVSTFGWH